A DNA window from Impatiens glandulifera chromosome 7, dImpGla2.1, whole genome shotgun sequence contains the following coding sequences:
- the LOC124910243 gene encoding amino acid transporter AVT1D-like, with protein sequence MKGDDDFGPDRRIEFETDDEENEAQRACDSEDDSDSDSVDHSRHASGVYVDSDELLWPQSYRQSIDMYSTINTNSFSFLRGSQSSNSDSLLTTPLVTVENPDNEGQIGMPLIDKPISSQTGFFVDELPPPSEQCSYLQTVLNAINILCGIGLVSTPYALKQGGWWSLSILFILGMITCYTGVLLKRCLESSRDLKTYPDIGQAAFGVSGRIILAITLYMELYSSCVEYLIMMSDNLSSFMPNANMSFAGSSLDSFQLCVIISTLCILPTVWLRNLSLLSYLSVGGVVTAILVSVCLFWVGTIDNVGFHPNDRALEIAKLPITIGLFGFCYGSHSVFPNIYSSMKDPSRFPSVLIISFISSTLLYAGVAVCGFLMFGDETKSQFTLNMPPEFTASKVAAWTMFIAPLTKYALTITPIAFSIEELLPSAKLSSSYGRSIIIRTILVASTFVVALSFPYFGSVMAFIGSFLVMLLSIVYPCACYLSITRGRLSNLEVATNVVIMMIGLFCALVGTYSAIASAGEEKGQ encoded by the exons ATGAAAGGAGATGACGATTTTGGACCGGATCGCCGGATTGAGTTTGAGACCGATGATGAAGAGAATGAGGCGCAAAGAGCCTGCGACAGCGAGGATGACTCGGATTCCGACTCGGTTGATCACTCTCGACACGCTTCCGGAGTCTACGTTGATTCCGACGAGCTATTATGGCCTCAAAGTTACAG GCAGTCAATTGATATGTATTCGACTATAAATACAAATTCCTTTAGCTTTTTAAGGGGATCTCAGTCTTCCAATTCCGATTCTCTACTGACAACACCCTTAGTTACAGTAGAAAATCCAGACAATGAAGGACAAATTGGGATGCCCTTGATTGATAAGCCAATTTCTTCCCAGACTGGCTTCTTTGTGGATGAGTTACCACCACCAAGCGAGCAATGTTCATATCTCCAGACAGTCCTAAATG CAATCAATATTCTGTGTGGAATTGGGCTTGTTTCCACACCTTATGCACTCAAACAGGGAGGGTGGTGGAGTCTCTCCATTCTTTTTATACTGGGAATGATCACTTGCTACACTGGAGTTCTGTTAAAAAGATGTCTAGAAAGTTCACGTGATCTCAAAACTTACCCGGATATTGGCCAAGCTGCATTTGGAGTGTCTGGTCGCATAATCTTAGCT ATAACCTTGTACATGGAGTTATAC TCTTCTTGCGTGGAGTACTTGATTATGATGAGTGATaatctctcttcatttatgCCAAATGCTAATATGAGTTTTGCTGGAAGTAGCCTTGATTCATTTCAACTCTGTGTTATAATATCAACTCTCTGTATTCTTCCAACTGTGTGGCTTCGAAATCTAAGCCTGCTTTCATATCTTTCAG TTGGTGGAGTAGTAACAGCAATTCTAGTTTCAGTTTGCTTGTTTTGGGTTGGAACAATTGACAATGTTGGTTTCCATCCAAATGATAGAGCTTTAGAAATTGCAAAGCTACCTATCACAATAGGCCTCTTTGGTTTCTGCTATGGCAGTCATTCTGTTTTTCCAAATATCTATTCTTCAATGAAGGACCCATCAAGATTCCCCTCTGTGCTTATAATCAG CTTCATTTCATCCACTCTTTTGTATGCTGGGGTTGCAGTATGTGGTTTTCTTATGTTTGGTGATGAAACAAAGTCTCAATTCACATTAAACATGCCACCTGAATTTACCGCCTCCAAAGTTGCTGCTTGGACGATG TTCATTGCTCCTCTGACAAAGTATGCATTGACAATCACTCCCATTGCGTTCAGTATCGAGGAACTGTTGCCATCAGCCAAGCTCAGTTCTTCTTATGGTAGATCAATAATCATAAGAACAATACTGGTTGCATCTACCTTTGTAGTTGCACTATCATTTCCCTACTTCG GATCTGTAATGGCTTTCATTGGGAGTTTCCTTGTGATGCTTCTT TCTATCGTTTATCCTTGTGCCTGCTACCTGAGCATCACCCGGGGTCGATTATCAAATTTAGAG GTTGCAACTAATGTTGTGATAATGATGATTGGCCTTTTCTGTGCTTTGGTGGGAACTTATTCAGCTATTGCAAGTGCAGGAGAAGAGAAGGGGCAATGA
- the LOC124945785 gene encoding aspartic proteinase PCS1-like has translation MKNLNLIAPFQILSLVIYLLLFQIQHSSSSSSSSLTAHQMLVLPLKTQKIPSISLPSKLPFRRNISLTVSLSVGTPPQNVTMVLDTGSELTYLHCNSTSSYPVFKPTNSSSFSSISCYSPICTTRTRDFSVHPSCDPNNLCHTILSYADMSSSEGNLATDIFRLGGSELPGTIFGCMVSGYSSNPQEDSKTTGLMGMNRGSLSFVSQMGFPKFSYCISGYDVAGVLLLGDTNFTWLAPLNYTPLVQISLPLPYFDRVAYTVQLEGIRVSDKLLALPKEVFEPDHTGAGQTMVDSGTQFTYILGPAYAALRTEFLNQTNGILRVFEDSNFVFEGSMDLCYRLPNLPLIETVLPRLPSVTLVFRGAEMSVSGEQLLYRVPGMTIGNDSIHCFTFGNSDLLSVEAYIIGNHHQQNVWMEFDLEKSRIGLAQVQCDLASQRFGINK, from the coding sequence ATGAAAAACCTCAACCTTATCGCCCCATTTCAGATTCTCTCTCTAGTAATCTACCTTTTGCTCTTCCAAATCCAACAttcttcttcctcatcctcATCGTCTTTAACCGCACATCAAATGCTTGTTTTGCCTCTCAAAACCCAAAAAATCCCTTCCATTTCTCTCCCCAGTAAACTCCCCTTCCGCCGCAATATCTCCCTCACGGTCTCTCTCTCAGTCGGCACGCCGCCGCAGAATGTGACCATGGTTCTTGACACCGGCAGCGAACTTACCTATCTCCATTGCAACTCCACCTCTTCTTACCCTGTTTTCAAACCCACAAATTCCTCTTCTTTTTCCTCAATCAGTTGCTACTCACCCATCTGCACAACCCGAACCCGGGATTTCTCCGTTCACCCATCCTGCGACCCGAATAACCTATGCCACACCATCCTCTCCTACGCAGATATGTCCTCGTCTGAAGGAAACCTCGCCACCGACATTTTCAGACTCGGAGGATCCGAATTACCTGGTACAATATTCGGATGTATGGTTTCGGGTTACAGTAGTAACCCACAAGAAGACTCGAAAACAACTGGGTTAATGGGTATGAACCGTGGCTCACTCTCTTTCGTATCTCAAATGGGTTTCCCCAAATTCTCTTATTGTATCTCCGGATACGACGTTGCCGGAGTTTTACTTCTCGGCGATACAAATTTCACTTGGTTGGCTCCATTAAATTACACACCTTTAGTTCAGATTTCATTGCCACTTCCCTACTTTGACCGGGTTGCTTATACGGTTCAGCTAGAAGGAATTCGGGTGTCGGATAAATTACTTGCGTTACCCAAAGAAGTATTTGAACCAGATCACACAGGAGCGGGTCAAACAATGGTTGATTCGGGTACTCAGTTTACTTATATATTAGGGCCGGCTTATGCTGCTTTAAGAACCGAGTTCTTGAATCAAACAAATGGGATTTTACGTGTGTTTGAGGATTCGAATTTTGTGTTTGAAGGGAGTATGGATCTTTGTTATCGGTTGCCAAACTTGCCATTGATTGAAACTGTTTTGCCCCGGCTGCCGTCGGTGACGTTGGTTTTCCGGGGAGCGGAAATGAGTGTTTCAGGTGAACAGTTATTGTATCGAGTGCCGGGGATGACGATTGGGAATGATTCCATACATTGCTTCACATTTGGAAATTCTGATCTTCTTTCAGTGGAAGCGTACATTATTGGGAATCATCATCAGCAAAACGTGTGGATGGAATTCGATTTGGAGAAATCGAGGATTGGATTGGCTCAGGTGCAATGTGATTTGGCTAGTCAAAGATTCGGTATCAATAAGTAG
- the LOC124944973 gene encoding putative pentatricopeptide repeat-containing protein At1g56570, whose protein sequence is MSSRNLLRRPTHHHHRIPQAVRAALQLPQQSSQPFQPKGASVLATNLIKSYCEIGLVKEAREMFDEMPVRDVVSWTALISGYVSCNQNSRAWSMFCDMVRDGRNRPNAFTFSSVLKACKGLGSLSSGALVHGLSIKHGLDGGLYVSNALIDMYASCSVSMHDASMVFEDIGQRTAVSWTTFIAGYTHRGDGYGGIQTFKRMLSEEVMPCSFSLSITVRACASISSPTCGKQIHAEVIKCGFESDIPVMNSLLDMYCRCNYLVEANQCFNETNPRDLITWNTLIAGYEKSDSTESLHIFSQMESSGFSPNCFTFTSIVAACANLTVLSFGQQVHGSIHRKGFERNLILANALIDMYAKCGNISDSYKVFTMMGERNLVSWTSMMIGYGSHGYGTEAVDLFNQMVESGVRPDRIVFIAVLGACSHAGLVNEGLTCFNKMVSEYKLAPDQEIYGCVVDLLGRAGKVMEAYGFIENMPFTADESVWGAFLGACREHRIPNIEKLVGRRIMAMKPNIPTTYLTLSNIYAAEGKWGEFAKIRKLMRGMRRRKQAGTSWVEVQNEVRSFVVGNNVGTDMEPIHLSLNMLVDHMKDDATDLDGIAES, encoded by the exons ATGAGTTCCAGGAATCTACTTCGCAGGCCAACTCATCATCATCACCGGATACCTCAAGCAGTTCGGGCAGCACTTCAGTTACCACAACAATCTTCTCAACCATTTCAACCAAAGGGTGCTTCCGTTTTAGCTACAAATCTCATCAAGTCTTATTGCGAGATTGGTTTAGTCAAAGAAGCACGTGAGATGTTCGACGAAATGCCTGTGAGGGATGTGGTTTCTTGGACGGCTCTAATTTCTGGTTATGTATCTTGCAATCAAAATTCCAGAGCATGGTCGATGTTCTGTGACATGGTGAGAGATGGTCGAAACCGGCCAAATGCGTTTACATTTTCAAGTGTCTTGAAAGCTTGTAAAGGCTTAGGTTCACTCTCTTCTGGTGCTCTTGTTCATGGACTGTCAATTAAACATGGGTTAGATGGTGGGTTATATGTTAGTAATGCTCTAATTGACATGTATGCTTCTTGTTCTGTTTCCATGCATGATGCATCTATGGTATTCGAAGACATTGGTCAAAGAACTGCTGTCTCATGGACTACCTTCATTGCTGGATATACTCATCGCGGTGATGGTTATGGTGGAATACAAACTTTCAAGAGAATGTTATCG GAGGAAGTTATGCCATGTTCATTTTCCCTATCGATAACGGTTAGAGCTTGTGCTTCAATTAGCTCTCCGACGTGTGGGAAACAAATTCACGCCGAAGTGATCAAATGTGGGTTTGAATCTGATATACCCGTTATGAATTCTCTATTAGATATGTATTGTAGGTGCAATTATCTAGTGGAAGCAAATCAATGTTTTAACGAGACAAATCCAAGAGATTTGATCACATGGAATACATTGATTGCAGGATATGAGAAATCCGACTCAACCGAATCCCTCCATATATTCTCGCAAATGGAATCTTCCGGTTTCAGCCCAAATTGCTTCACATTCACCAGCATTGTAGCCGCTTGTGCAAACCTAACTGTTTTGAGCTTCGGACAACAAGTACACGGATCTATCCATAGAAAAGGTTTCGAAAGAAACTTAATATTAGCTAATGCTTTGATAGACATGTATGCCAAATGTGGAAACATTTCAGATTCATATAAAGTATTCACCATGATGGGCGAAAGAAATTTGGTTTCTTGGACTTCTATGATGATTGGATATGGCAGCCATGGATATGGAACCGAAGCTGTTGATTTGTTTAACCAGATGGTCGAATCTGGTGTAAGGCCTGATAGGATTGTGTTTATCGCGGTTTTGGGTGCTTGTAGTCATGCGGGGCTTGTAAATGAAGGATTAACTTGTTTTAATAAGATGGTTTCTGAATATAAATTGGCCCCTGATCAAGAAATTTACGGTTGTGTTGTTGATCTTTTGGGACGTGCAGGGAAAGTTATGGAAGCTTATGGTTTTATTGAGAATATGCCTTTTACAGCGGATGAGTCTGTTTGGGGAGCGTTTCTTGGAGCTTGTAGAGAACATAGGATTCCTAATATAGAGAAATTGGTTGGTAGGAGGATAATGGCTATGAAGCCTAATATTCCGACAACTTATCTTACACTTTCGAATATTTACGCAGCAGAAGGGAAGTGGGGAGAGTTTGCGAAAATTAGGAAATTGATGAGAGGAATGAGACGAAGGAAACAGGCTGGAACGAGTTGGGTTGAGGTGCAAAACGAGGTTAGGAGTTTTGTAGTGGGAAATAATGTGGGTACGGATATGGAACCTATTCATCTTTCTTTGAATATGCTTGTCGATCATATGAAAGATGATGCCACTGATCTTGATGGAATTGCGGAATCATGA